A single Microbaculum marinisediminis DNA region contains:
- the glcE gene encoding glycolate oxidase subunit GlcE, producing MSQYTPDSEAAVEEIVRAARARSEPLEIAGGGGKRALGRPVQAAATLSLGKLAGITLYEPSELVIAAKAGTPLAEIEARLKQQGQRLPFDPPRLHRLYGGDRDTASIGAVVASNLSGPRRVHAGAARDSLIGVRFVNGAGETVKSGGRVMKNVTGLDLVKLMSGAFGTLGVLTEVTFKALPAPETEATLVFEGLDDHQAVACLSAGLGSPWEVTGAAHLPAVAGAPARTLLRLEGFETQMAYRGKALGDALAGFGGCDILRGADSAARWAAIGELEPLAAHDDEAVWKVSTTPNKAPEVAAAIRAATGARLYYDWGGGLIWVAVPAEGDAGAAAIRAALSDAGGHATCMRAPDEIRAAIAVFEPQPEPVMALTRKLKETFDPDRVLNPGRMYAGV from the coding sequence ATGTCGCAGTACACACCTGATAGCGAAGCGGCGGTCGAGGAGATCGTCCGCGCGGCCCGGGCCAGGTCCGAGCCACTGGAAATCGCCGGCGGTGGCGGCAAGCGCGCGCTTGGCAGGCCCGTACAGGCCGCCGCCACCCTGTCGCTCGGCAAGCTCGCCGGCATCACGCTCTACGAGCCGAGCGAATTGGTGATCGCGGCGAAAGCCGGCACGCCGCTCGCCGAGATCGAGGCGAGGCTGAAGCAGCAGGGCCAGAGATTGCCCTTCGACCCGCCGCGTCTGCACCGGCTCTACGGCGGCGATCGCGACACGGCATCCATCGGCGCGGTCGTGGCGAGCAACCTGTCCGGTCCGCGCCGCGTCCATGCCGGGGCGGCGCGCGACTCGTTGATCGGCGTGCGGTTCGTCAACGGCGCCGGCGAGACGGTGAAGTCCGGCGGCCGCGTGATGAAGAACGTGACCGGCCTGGACCTGGTCAAGCTCATGAGCGGTGCCTTCGGCACGCTGGGCGTCCTCACCGAAGTGACGTTCAAGGCGCTGCCCGCGCCGGAGACCGAGGCGACGCTGGTCTTCGAGGGACTGGACGACCATCAGGCCGTGGCCTGTCTCTCGGCCGGGCTGGGCAGCCCGTGGGAGGTCACCGGCGCGGCGCATCTGCCAGCCGTCGCCGGCGCGCCGGCGCGCACGCTCCTGCGTCTGGAGGGCTTCGAGACCCAGATGGCCTATCGCGGCAAGGCGCTCGGCGATGCGCTCGCCGGGTTCGGCGGCTGCGACATCCTGCGCGGGGCCGACAGCGCGGCGCGCTGGGCCGCGATCGGCGAGCTGGAACCGCTCGCCGCGCATGACGACGAGGCCGTCTGGAAGGTCTCGACCACGCCCAACAAGGCCCCCGAGGTTGCCGCCGCGATCCGCGCCGCGACCGGTGCGCGCCTGTATTACGACTGGGGCGGCGGCCTGATCTGGGTCGCCGTGCCGGCCGAGGGTGACGCGGGCGCCGCCGCGATCCGCGCGGCCCTGTCGGATGCCGGCGGTCATGCCACTTGCATGCGTGCGCCCGACGAAATCCGCGCTGCGATAGCCGTCTTCGAGCCGCAGCCCGAACCGGTCATGGCGTTGACGCGAAAACTGAAAGAAACCTTCGATCCCGACCGGGTGCTCAATCCCGGTCGTATGTACGCGGGCGTGTGA
- a CDS encoding FAD-linked oxidase C-terminal domain-containing protein — MSSLALPAVDAGILAKRARIVERLGEVVGARWVISDEDELRAYETDALTAYRQIPLAVALPSTTDEVSRVLAVLNEEGVKVIGRGAGTSLAGGALPLADSVVVGVSRMSRVLDIDTANRAIRVEAGVTNLAVSGAVDHLGFFYAPDPSSQLACTIAGNVAMNSGGAHCLKYGVTTNNVLGLTVVLMDGTVIELGGTHMDSPGYDLLGLMTGSEGQLGIVTEAVLRILPKAEGARPVLVGFSSNTDAGTCVSDIIGQGMLPVVIEFMDRPAIRICEDFAHAGYPLDVEAMLIIEVEGSEEEIVEQLAKIVAVARDNGAVHVREAKTPAESAAIWKGRKSAFGAMGRISDYMCMDGTIPTGRLPEVLVKISEICEGYGLGVANIFHAGDGNLHPLVLYDVNDPEQLEKAEACGADILELCVEVGGCLTGEHGVGIEKRELMTSQFNATDLDQQMRIKTMLDPQWLLNPAKVFPLAGRPEPVRLKTSEAA; from the coding sequence ATGTCTTCCCTGGCTTTACCGGCCGTAGATGCTGGCATTCTGGCCAAGCGCGCGCGCATAGTCGAGCGACTCGGGGAGGTCGTCGGTGCCCGTTGGGTGATCTCCGACGAGGACGAGTTGCGCGCCTACGAGACCGACGCCCTGACGGCCTATCGGCAGATTCCGCTCGCCGTGGCGTTGCCCTCCACGACCGACGAGGTATCGCGGGTTCTCGCGGTCCTGAACGAGGAGGGCGTGAAGGTGATCGGCCGCGGTGCCGGCACGTCGCTGGCCGGCGGCGCCCTGCCGCTCGCCGATTCCGTGGTGGTGGGCGTCTCGCGCATGAGCCGGGTGCTCGACATCGACACCGCCAACCGCGCGATCAGGGTCGAGGCGGGCGTCACCAATCTCGCCGTGTCGGGCGCCGTCGACCATCTCGGCTTCTTCTACGCTCCGGATCCCTCGAGCCAGCTTGCCTGCACGATTGCCGGCAATGTGGCGATGAATTCCGGGGGCGCCCACTGCCTGAAATACGGCGTCACCACCAACAATGTGCTCGGCCTCACCGTCGTCCTGATGGACGGCACCGTGATCGAGCTCGGCGGCACGCATATGGACAGCCCCGGGTACGACCTGCTCGGCCTGATGACCGGCTCCGAAGGTCAGCTCGGCATCGTCACCGAGGCCGTGCTCCGCATCCTGCCCAAGGCGGAGGGCGCGCGCCCTGTGCTCGTCGGCTTCAGCTCGAACACCGATGCCGGCACCTGCGTGTCCGATATCATCGGCCAGGGAATGCTGCCGGTTGTGATCGAGTTCATGGACAGGCCCGCGATCCGCATCTGCGAGGATTTCGCCCATGCCGGCTATCCGCTCGACGTCGAGGCGATGCTGATCATCGAGGTCGAGGGCTCGGAGGAGGAAATCGTCGAGCAGCTCGCCAAGATCGTCGCCGTGGCCAGGGACAACGGCGCGGTGCATGTGCGCGAGGCGAAGACGCCGGCCGAGAGCGCGGCGATCTGGAAGGGCCGCAAATCGGCCTTCGGCGCCATGGGCCGCATCTCCGACTATATGTGCATGGACGGCACGATCCCGACCGGGCGCCTGCCCGAGGTGCTGGTGAAGATCTCCGAGATCTGCGAAGGCTACGGCCTCGGCGTCGCCAACATCTTCCATGCCGGCGACGGCAACCTGCACCCCCTCGTTTTGTATGACGTCAACGATCCCGAGCAGCTTGAAAAGGCCGAAGCCTGCGGCGCCGACATCCTCGAACTCTGCGTCGAGGTCGGCGGCTGCCTCACCGGCGAGCACGGCGTCGGCATCGAGAAAAGGGAACTGATGACGAGCCAGTTCAACGCGACCGACCTCGACCAGCAGATGCGCATCAAGACCATGCTCGACCCGCAATGGCTGCTCAATCCGGCCAAGGTGTTCCCGCTTGCCGGGCGGCCCGAACCGGTCCGGCTCAAGACCAGCGAGGCGGCCTGA
- a CDS encoding LysR family transcriptional regulator — MADLTDMEIFARVVTAGSMSAAGREMGLSPAVISKRVRRLEERLGARLLQRTTRQIALTEDGQGYYERVIGILASIEEAESYVTRRNAAPRGTLKITAPTSFGRMHIAPNLGRFSELYPDLTLSLMLSDSFVDIVGEGYDLAVRIAALENSSLIARRLAPNHRVICASPAYLEREGEPKTLAELTRHNCVFATHQDLWQLEGPEGPTSVRVSGNLQTNSSEVVRETVIAGLGIALRSTWDVGPALQRGDLKIILPDFRESRRVAVYAVYPSRRFLPARVRVFIDFLAELFGPEPYWDEGLDLTFLDPKAGPDREAAA, encoded by the coding sequence ATGGCCGACCTGACGGATATGGAAATCTTTGCCAGGGTCGTGACGGCTGGGAGCATGTCGGCAGCCGGGCGCGAAATGGGGCTTTCGCCGGCGGTCATCTCCAAGCGGGTGCGGCGCCTGGAGGAACGGCTCGGGGCGCGCCTGCTGCAACGCACGACCCGGCAGATCGCCCTGACCGAGGACGGACAGGGCTATTACGAGCGGGTTATCGGCATCCTCGCATCGATCGAGGAAGCCGAGTCGTACGTCACCCGACGCAACGCGGCTCCGCGCGGGACGCTCAAGATCACCGCGCCGACGTCGTTCGGGCGCATGCATATCGCGCCCAACCTGGGCCGGTTCTCCGAACTCTATCCCGACCTGACGCTGAGCCTGATGCTGTCGGACAGCTTCGTCGACATTGTCGGCGAGGGCTACGATCTAGCGGTGCGCATCGCCGCGCTCGAGAATTCCAGCCTGATCGCACGCAGGCTCGCGCCGAACCACCGCGTGATCTGCGCCTCGCCGGCCTATCTCGAACGCGAGGGCGAACCCAAGACCTTGGCGGAGCTGACCCGCCACAATTGCGTCTTCGCCACCCATCAGGACCTTTGGCAGCTCGAAGGACCGGAGGGGCCGACCTCGGTTCGCGTATCGGGGAACCTGCAGACCAATTCGAGCGAAGTGGTGCGCGAGACGGTGATTGCCGGGCTCGGCATCGCGCTGCGCTCGACCTGGGACGTCGGGCCGGCGCTGCAGCGCGGCGACCTGAAGATCATCCTGCCGGACTTCCGGGAGTCGCGGCGCGTCGCCGTCTACGCGGTCTATCCCAGCCGTCGCTTTCTGCCCGCGCGGGTCAGGGTGTTCATCGATTTCCTGGCCGAGCTGTTCGGGCCGGAGCCCTACTGGGACGAGGGGCTGGACCTGACGTTCCTCGATCCCAAGGCCGGGCCCGACCGCGAGGCGGCGGCCTGA
- a CDS encoding c-type cytochrome: protein MIIRLAIFAVFSLFFGSVSGNLALAGGDAGKGQDLFHTCAACHQIGNGARNDVGPVLNNIIGRRAASRDGFVYSRAMKEKGADGLVWTEQTLDAYLANPRNYVRGTRMAYAGLHDDVAREDLIAFLKTLKFDGPAETKILK from the coding sequence ATGATCATTCGACTGGCAATTTTCGCTGTATTTTCTCTGTTCTTCGGCAGTGTCAGCGGCAACCTCGCTCTTGCCGGCGGGGATGCCGGCAAGGGCCAGGACCTGTTCCACACCTGCGCGGCCTGCCACCAGATCGGTAACGGGGCGAGAAACGACGTCGGCCCCGTGCTCAACAATATCATCGGACGACGCGCGGCGAGCCGCGACGGCTTCGTCTATTCCCGGGCCATGAAGGAAAAGGGCGCCGACGGCCTGGTGTGGACCGAACAAACGCTCGACGCCTACCTCGCCAATCCGCGCAACTACGTGCGCGGCACCCGCATGGCCTATGCCGGCTTACACGATGACGTCGCCCGCGAGGACCTGATCGCCTTTCTGAAGACGCTCAAGTTCGACGGCCCCGCCGAAACGAAAATCCTGAAATAG